The following proteins are co-located in the Pseudomonadota bacterium genome:
- a CDS encoding L-lactate dehydrogenase has protein sequence MGHTDDKHQIVIVGAGRVGATTAYAALVSGIADTITLVDFDPKRAEGEAMDLMHGLPYVAPATVRAAGYEACREADVIIVTAGAARQPGDTRLELAKRNLAAFAEIVPKIAEQTREAVLIIVSNPVDLLTLAAQRISGLPPSQVVGTGTVLDTSRLRAILGEHFAVDARNAHAFVVGEHGDSQVTLWSAARVAGLTLPDFARAVGKDWNEDLARALEKQVTTAGAEVIKRKGATNFSIGLVAAHLARTILRDERSILTASSVLHGEYGLADVALSIPCVVGREGCAKTLAMSIDAGERAALEASAAALRKVYADIGGPKG, from the coding sequence ATGGGACACACCGATGACAAGCACCAGATAGTGATCGTGGGCGCGGGACGGGTCGGGGCGACGACGGCGTACGCGGCGCTCGTGTCGGGGATCGCCGACACCATCACGCTCGTCGATTTCGATCCCAAGCGCGCCGAGGGCGAGGCGATGGATCTCATGCACGGGCTGCCGTACGTGGCGCCGGCCACCGTGCGCGCGGCCGGGTACGAGGCGTGCCGCGAGGCCGACGTGATCATCGTGACCGCGGGGGCGGCGCGGCAACCCGGCGACACGAGGCTCGAGCTCGCCAAGCGCAACCTCGCGGCCTTCGCGGAGATCGTCCCGAAGATCGCCGAGCAGACGCGCGAGGCCGTGCTGATCATCGTGTCGAACCCGGTCGATCTCCTCACCCTCGCGGCGCAGCGCATCTCGGGGCTGCCCCCGTCGCAGGTCGTCGGCACCGGGACCGTGCTCGACACGTCGCGGCTCCGGGCGATTCTCGGCGAGCACTTCGCGGTCGACGCGCGCAACGCGCACGCCTTCGTGGTGGGCGAGCACGGCGACTCCCAGGTCACGCTGTGGAGCGCGGCGCGAGTCGCCGGCCTCACCCTCCCCGACTTCGCGAGGGCGGTCGGGAAGGACTGGAACGAGGACCTGGCGCGCGCGCTCGAGAAGCAGGTCACCACGGCCGGGGCCGAGGTGATCAAGCGGAAGGGCGCGACGAACTTCTCGATCGGGCTCGTGGCGGCCCACCTCGCGCGCACGATCCTGCGCGACGAGCGATCCATCCTGACCGCGAGCTCCGTGCTGCACGGCGAGTACGGCCTCGCGGACGTCGCGCTATCGATCCCGTGCGTCGTCGGGCGGGAGGGCTGCGCCAAGACCCTGGCCATGTCGATCGACGCCGGGGAGCGGGCCGCGCTCGAGGCGTCGGCGGCGGCGCTGCGCAAGGTCTACGCCGACATCGGCGGCCCGAAGGGGTGA